A window of the Bradyrhizobium diazoefficiens genome harbors these coding sequences:
- a CDS encoding response regulator transcription factor → MPGLVHVVDDDASFRTAIERRLRLAGYDVATYASALELLDHLPGDAQPGCILLDVQIPGLSGPELQSRLTELGSTVPIVFLTGHADTATTVRAIKAGAEDFLTKPVSSEQLIDAIKRALARQEAARGQHAKLDLLRALVSSLTPRERQVFDLIVRGRINKQIAYELGTTERTVKAHRHQVMEKMRVHSLAELVSIAERLGLLDANAVPGN, encoded by the coding sequence TTGCCGGGCCTTGTCCACGTGGTAGACGACGACGCTTCGTTCCGGACGGCGATCGAGCGTCGTCTGAGGCTCGCCGGCTATGACGTCGCGACCTATGCATCGGCACTGGAGCTGCTGGACCACCTGCCGGGCGACGCGCAGCCGGGATGCATCCTGCTCGACGTGCAGATCCCGGGCTTGAGCGGCCCGGAATTGCAGAGCCGCTTGACCGAGCTTGGCTCGACTGTGCCGATCGTCTTCCTCACCGGCCACGCCGATACCGCAACGACCGTGCGGGCCATCAAGGCCGGCGCCGAGGACTTCCTGACCAAGCCCGTATCGTCGGAGCAATTGATCGACGCGATCAAGCGCGCCCTGGCGCGTCAGGAGGCCGCACGTGGACAGCACGCCAAGCTCGATCTGCTCCGCGCCCTTGTCTCATCCCTGACGCCCCGTGAACGGCAGGTGTTCGACTTGATCGTGCGCGGCAGGATCAACAAGCAGATTGCCTATGAGCTTGGAACGACCGAACGCACCGTGAAGGCGCACCGCCACCAGGTGATGGAGAAAATGCGAGTTCATTCGCTTGCTGAACTTGTGTCGATCGCGGAGCGGCTTGGACTGCTCGATGCAAACGCTGTTCCGGGCAACTGA
- a CDS encoding response regulator — protein MRSSIRRLLREHGFSAALFDSTKALLDHGDFDEAICIIIDIDLNGQSGIELRRRLAEEGVTAPVIYITGNDSRANRLAAVESGCIAYLTKPFTAQSFIESIERARMGFV, from the coding sequence ATGCGCTCGAGCATCAGGCGGTTGCTGCGCGAGCACGGCTTCAGCGCGGCGTTGTTCGACTCGACGAAGGCGCTGCTCGATCACGGTGATTTCGACGAGGCCATCTGCATCATCATCGATATCGATCTGAATGGACAATCCGGCATCGAGCTGCGGCGGCGCCTGGCGGAGGAGGGCGTCACCGCGCCGGTCATCTATATTACCGGCAATGACAGCCGCGCAAACCGCCTGGCAGCGGTCGAGTCGGGATGTATTGCCTACCTGACCAAGCCCTTCACGGCGCAGTCATTCATCGAATCGATTGAACGGGCCCGTATGGGATTCGTCTAG
- the ppk2 gene encoding polyphosphate kinase 2, whose translation MAKNEPAERMKRKDYEKELEKLQIELCHLQDYVRANKLRVIVLFEGRDAAGKGGTIKAITEKVSPRAFRVVALPAPSDREKTQLFFQRYMEQFPAGGEIVIFDRSWYNRAGVEYVMGFCSPAEHERFLSLCPEMEKYVIDGGIILIKIWLEVGMDEQERRFRARIDDPVRQWKLSPMDLESYRRWYAYSRARDLMLKATSSKHAPWHIIRSDDKRRARLNCIAHLLKSIPHKRIKKNKVKLPPRSDKGRYNDQAGLRGMKFVEERY comes from the coding sequence ATGGCAAAGAACGAGCCCGCGGAACGGATGAAGCGCAAGGACTACGAGAAGGAGCTGGAAAAGCTCCAGATCGAGCTTTGCCATCTCCAGGACTATGTGAGAGCAAACAAGCTCCGGGTCATCGTGCTGTTCGAAGGCCGCGACGCCGCCGGCAAGGGCGGCACGATCAAGGCGATCACCGAAAAGGTCAGTCCGCGTGCGTTTCGCGTGGTGGCTTTGCCAGCGCCGTCGGATCGCGAGAAGACACAGCTCTTCTTCCAGCGCTACATGGAGCAGTTTCCGGCCGGCGGCGAGATCGTGATCTTCGACCGGAGCTGGTACAACCGCGCCGGCGTCGAATATGTGATGGGCTTCTGTTCACCTGCCGAGCACGAGCGCTTTCTCTCGCTCTGCCCCGAGATGGAGAAATACGTTATCGACGGCGGGATCATCCTGATCAAGATCTGGCTTGAGGTCGGGATGGACGAGCAGGAGCGCCGTTTCAGGGCGCGCATCGACGATCCGGTGCGGCAGTGGAAGCTTAGCCCGATGGATCTGGAATCGTACCGGCGGTGGTACGCCTATTCCCGGGCGCGCGACCTGATGTTGAAGGCAACCAGTTCGAAACACGCGCCATGGCATATCATCCGCTCCGACGACAAGCGGCGGGCGCGGCTGAACTGCATCGCTCATCTGCTGAAATCGATTCCGCACAAACGCATCAAGAAGAACAAGGTCAAGCTGCCGCCGCGTTCCGACAAGGGACGCTACAATGACCAGGCAGGCTTGCGCGGGATGAAGTTCGTCGAAGAACGGTACTGA
- a CDS encoding SulP family inorganic anion transporter produces MKSPFLPRTGWIRSFPPFGWLAEYRSSWLRPDAIAGITLAAYAIPVSLAYAGLAGLPPQVGIYGYMLGGIGYALLGSSRQLAVGPTSAISLMIAGTVGSLAGGDAARYTQIASLAACAVALLCLIAWLFKLSTLVRLVSDSILVGFKAGAGLTIIMSQLPSLFGVAGGGHNFFGRASLLASQLGDVNLFVLAIGAIAILLLLLGERLLPGRPVGLTVVVLSIVVATLLGLPSLGIPVTGKIPEGLPAFAVPTFGLVEPEELFPLAAGCLLLAYIEGVSAARSFAAKHGYSLDARQEFLGLGAANLAAAFCHGYPVAGGLSQSAVNDSAGARSPLALVFCAIALALCLLFFTRLLTNLPKAVLAAIVFAAVYRLVDVRALLRMWKVSQIDFYAAAIALVSVLLLGILQGVLLAALASIFLLLARASQPNVAFLGRLPGTGRYSDSSRHDGVEPLVGVIAFRPEASLLYINAETILETVLDALRKSSDIKLVACDLSASPYIDLAGARMLHDLHDELASHQVAFCIVGAHAQVRDLLRAEGLAEKTDSGEWFRSLDSVLGGIEQVELNRDQT; encoded by the coding sequence ATGAAGTCACCTTTCCTGCCGCGAACCGGCTGGATTCGATCCTTTCCTCCATTTGGCTGGCTTGCCGAATATCGCAGTTCGTGGCTGCGCCCTGACGCGATCGCTGGAATTACTCTCGCGGCCTATGCGATACCGGTGTCGCTGGCCTACGCGGGACTCGCCGGCTTGCCGCCCCAGGTCGGCATCTACGGCTACATGCTCGGCGGTATCGGCTATGCTCTGCTCGGCTCGTCGCGCCAGCTTGCGGTCGGCCCGACGTCGGCGATCTCGCTAATGATTGCCGGCACCGTAGGCTCGCTCGCCGGAGGAGATGCGGCGCGATATACGCAGATTGCGAGTCTTGCCGCATGTGCTGTGGCACTGCTTTGCCTGATAGCTTGGCTGTTCAAGCTCAGCACGCTCGTCCGCCTGGTCAGCGACAGCATTCTCGTCGGCTTCAAGGCGGGCGCGGGGCTTACGATCATCATGAGTCAGCTGCCAAGCCTGTTCGGCGTTGCGGGTGGCGGCCACAATTTCTTCGGCCGCGCGAGCTTGCTTGCCAGTCAGCTTGGCGACGTCAATCTGTTTGTGCTGGCGATCGGGGCCATAGCGATACTGCTGTTGCTGCTCGGCGAGCGGCTCCTGCCTGGCCGGCCGGTCGGGCTCACGGTGGTCGTGCTATCGATCGTCGTCGCAACCCTCCTCGGTCTTCCCTCGCTGGGCATACCGGTCACCGGGAAAATCCCGGAAGGGTTGCCGGCATTCGCCGTGCCGACGTTTGGGCTGGTGGAGCCTGAAGAACTGTTTCCCCTCGCGGCCGGATGTCTGCTGCTGGCCTATATAGAAGGTGTCTCTGCGGCCCGCAGCTTTGCCGCCAAGCACGGATATAGTCTCGACGCGCGGCAGGAATTTTTGGGGCTGGGGGCTGCGAATCTCGCGGCGGCTTTTTGCCATGGCTACCCCGTCGCCGGCGGTCTGTCGCAATCCGCGGTGAATGATTCGGCGGGAGCACGCTCGCCGCTGGCGTTGGTGTTTTGCGCGATCGCCCTTGCGTTGTGCCTGCTCTTCTTCACCAGACTATTGACCAACCTTCCCAAGGCGGTGTTGGCGGCCATAGTCTTTGCCGCCGTGTACAGGCTGGTCGATGTCCGTGCGCTGCTTCGCATGTGGAAGGTCAGCCAAATCGACTTCTATGCCGCAGCGATCGCGCTGGTATCGGTGCTGCTGCTGGGAATCCTGCAGGGCGTGTTGCTGGCGGCGCTCGCATCCATCTTCCTGCTGCTGGCGCGCGCCTCGCAGCCCAATGTGGCGTTCCTCGGTCGGCTTCCTGGAACCGGCCGCTACTCGGACAGCTCCAGGCATGACGGCGTCGAGCCGCTGGTCGGCGTGATTGCGTTCCGTCCCGAAGCCTCGCTGCTCTACATCAATGCCGAAACCATCCTGGAGACGGTCCTGGACGCGCTCCGGAAATCATCGGACATCAAGCTCGTGGCCTGCGATCTCTCGGCATCGCCCTATATCGATCTCGCCGGCGCGCGCATGCTGCACGATCTTCATGATGAACTCGCGTCCCATCAGGTGGCGTTCTGCATTGTGGGGGCGCACGCCCAAGTGCGCGATCTGTTGCGGGCGGAAGGACTGGCGGAGAAGACTGATAGCGGTGAATGGTTCCGGTCGCTCGACAGTGTGCTTGGCGGAATCGAGCAGGTTGAGCTCAATCGTGATCAAACCTAG
- a CDS encoding DUF3300 domain-containing protein translates to MRHGGKILVPLVLLLAFGEPSLAQTADSAPTPVPQALSASQPAPTAELLKPEQIEALVAPIALYPDELLANVLAASTYPLEVVQADRWLKERKKLKGDALRTEVDKQSWDDSVKALASTPEVLTMMSDKLEWTQKLGDTFLAQQPDVMDAIQRLRTKAYDNKKLVTTKQQKVSVQTQENKQVVVIEPAEPGTMYVPYYEPATVYGAWPYTDYPPYYFGYPSYIGAGVVAAGLTFGTAWAIGRWGNYWGGGCNWGNRNVYVNHRTTNIGNGWQHNPAHRQGVRYNNTNVQQRFGNNNLKAGAADRMDFRGRDGQQVLRPNQGAGDRAGDRGGAGDRAGTRDTPAGDRAGAADRAKGSANRGGDRAKGGGDRAKGGGDRAKTANRGGAGTGNRAAAANRGGGNRGGAMNVSSGRAASAASARGRSSMASMPRGGGGGGAGFSGGRGGGMSAGGGGFRGGGGGGRGGGGGGRRSDIALKHDIVLLGHLASGIGYYRFSYLGSNKAYVGVMAQEVESVKPEAVTCGSDGYLRVYYEKLGLKFRTYSDWLAGGARIPAEVTP, encoded by the coding sequence ATGCGTCATGGCGGCAAGATCCTGGTTCCGCTCGTGCTGCTATTGGCATTTGGGGAGCCTTCCTTGGCTCAAACAGCGGACAGCGCGCCAACACCCGTGCCGCAAGCGCTGTCGGCAAGTCAGCCCGCGCCAACCGCGGAACTGCTGAAGCCTGAGCAAATCGAGGCGCTGGTGGCGCCAATCGCGCTTTATCCCGATGAGCTCCTCGCCAACGTGCTGGCGGCCTCGACTTATCCGCTGGAGGTCGTGCAGGCCGACCGCTGGCTGAAGGAGCGCAAGAAGTTGAAAGGCGACGCGCTGAGGACGGAGGTCGACAAGCAATCCTGGGACGACAGCGTCAAGGCGCTGGCGAGCACGCCAGAGGTTCTGACCATGATGAGCGACAAGCTCGAATGGACCCAGAAACTGGGCGATACTTTCCTGGCCCAGCAGCCGGACGTGATGGACGCAATCCAGCGCCTGCGCACCAAGGCCTATGACAACAAGAAGCTGGTAACGACGAAGCAGCAGAAGGTGAGCGTTCAGACGCAGGAGAATAAGCAGGTGGTCGTCATCGAGCCGGCCGAGCCCGGGACGATGTATGTGCCCTATTACGAGCCGGCGACCGTCTACGGCGCCTGGCCCTATACCGACTATCCTCCGTACTATTTTGGCTACCCGTCCTATATCGGCGCCGGCGTGGTCGCAGCCGGCCTCACCTTCGGCACGGCCTGGGCCATCGGGCGCTGGGGCAATTACTGGGGCGGCGGCTGCAACTGGGGCAACCGCAACGTCTATGTCAACCATCGCACCACCAACATCGGAAATGGCTGGCAGCACAATCCGGCGCATCGCCAGGGCGTGCGCTACAACAACACCAACGTCCAGCAACGCTTTGGCAACAATAACCTGAAGGCCGGCGCGGCGGATCGCATGGATTTCCGTGGTCGAGATGGACAACAAGTGCTGCGTCCGAATCAGGGCGCGGGCGACCGTGCGGGAGATCGCGGTGGAGCAGGCGATCGCGCGGGCACGCGTGACACGCCTGCCGGCGACCGCGCGGGTGCTGCGGACCGCGCCAAGGGCAGTGCGAACCGTGGCGGCGATCGAGCCAAGGGCGGCGGAGATCGTGCCAAAGGTGGCGGCGATCGCGCGAAGACCGCCAACCGCGGTGGCGCCGGCACAGGCAATCGTGCCGCTGCGGCCAATCGCGGCGGCGGCAACCGAGGCGGCGCCATGAACGTGTCGTCGGGCCGGGCCGCTTCTGCAGCATCCGCGCGCGGGCGGTCGAGCATGGCGAGCATGCCGCGCGGCGGCGGCGGTGGTGGCGCAGGCTTCTCCGGCGGGCGTGGTGGCGGCATGTCTGCTGGCGGAGGTGGCTTCCGTGGTGGTGGCGGAGGAGGCCGCGGAGGCGGCGGCGGTGGCCGACGCTCGGACATCGCGCTGAAGCACGACATTGTGCTGCTCGGCCATCTCGCCAGTGGGATCGGCTATTACCGCTTCAGCTACCTCGGCAGCAACAAGGCTTATGTCGGGGTGATGGCGCAGGAAGTCGAGAGCGTGAAGCCGGAGGCTGTGACCTGCGGCAGCGACGGTTACCTGCGAGTCTACTATG